The Prinia subflava isolate CZ2003 ecotype Zambia chromosome 2, Cam_Psub_1.2, whole genome shotgun sequence genomic sequence TACAAGACTGGCTATTTCACCTATAGCTTACAAAAGGATCCACAGACACACTTCCCCCTAAAAACCACCACTGCACTACCTtttatgcaaaacaaaaaacccatgCAGCAACATCACACATCGTTTTCATGGAATGCAATTTACCCTATCTTCAAACTTCCCACAGTTCAGGATATAAAGAAACTATAAATTACCTTGAAACATAGACAAATTGTTTCTGTTTCCACAACGGAATTCTGAGTTTCATTTGAAATGCTGATGTATTTACACACGTGCCATAGTGTAAGACATGATAAGAGTCTGTCATGGATTTAGCACATGAAGAGAACACCTCTAGTACAATTAGGACCCCTACAAAATGCTCAGTGCTACCAGCCTACAACAATACTTTATTCCACCTTCTTACCTCCCAGTTCATTAGAAACATCCCAAGGCACTGTGATTTGCAACATCCAAATAACACACATTTCTAGTGGGGACATCAATTTGAAGCAAGGAGCACCCATGGTGCTGCTAGATCAGAGCCCAAATCATTGCAAATTCCAGCTGTAATTCAGATAATGGGAATGGGGTAGAAAAGAGTTTCAACACTGTATGCACTCACATGCCAAACTTCAGGAGCTCTGTTTTTCTATTGAACTACCAGGATCTCATCAGGATCAATGAAAGAAGATGTACtaagaaatgctttaaaattgattttctttttaaaacaaatgaactATTTCCATAACCTTCACATTCCCTCTGGCTCCTCCATTCTGGCAGCTCTCAACTAACAGCAGACGAGCAtcttactaaaaaaaaaattaaaagcaccAAGTTTTCCATTCATGTGTTGCCTGGATTTCCCATCTTTTCTTCTACCAAAATAAAAGCCATGAGAGTCTTCAAGAAGAGGAAGTTCCGAAGTGGTAAGTACTTAAAATGAACTGCAGAAAAACAGCCttaaagaaataggaaaagaaCTACTAAGAAAGAGCTCCACTGAAGAGCAGACGCACAGCAGGAGAGTTCACACACACTTCTCAAAACATCAATTTTatctcttctctccctctctggcTCATTACGAGCACCAGAGAGCAAGAGATGGTGCAGCACCCAtgtgccaggccctgctgctgaggcagctcctCAAGGACTGCTCAGCACACAGCATCCTCAGCAGCATCCTCAGACACACGGGAGCTCCGAGGGAAGAAGCAACACACCAACACCACCTCTGTGAACTCAGGAGGACCAGgaagatttttcatttctaaatacAGCAGCAGACTGAAAGTGATGACTGATTACAGTATGATGATCAGAGGATGTGAAAAAAGGCAGTCACTGCTGTTTGGTTCTATTTCTATCTCACATTATTGCATCTCTGTTTATTTAGCAGAGAAAGGATTAGAATACCTTCCTACTTACAAACCAACATTACATCCAGAAGAAAACCGCATTATGATTATCTTAAAAATAACCAGAAGTCCTATTTGACCTTTAAAGTGAATTATTGTATAATTAGAAGACAATGCTTAAAACTGAGTGTAACAGTGTCATCTTGCAGACAACAGCTAAGtttaaaacattcataaaaGCCAACACTGCTATTACAGTACACACCACTTTTCTTGGGTGGCTGAAGCATTTGGCCCTGTGCCTCCTTGCATTCAGCTCCTCGTAAGCAGCAGGGTAGAAGTTCAACAGCACTCAGCACAGGCCTACATCTGCTCCCACTGCACTGCTCTGAGCTCATGCTGCCTTCCCTTGGACGAGCTCTTCCAAGTGCTGCTTCTCATGCAAAACCACACGTGTTTACATATatccccaggaaaaaaaaaaacactttaaCATTAGGACGTTATCAGCTACAACAGAGAACAATCCCTCACTCAACTATTTTGCACAAGTTTCCTTCTTATCTGCATCAGAGGTTCTACAGTGGTGCTTAATTATTAAACTGGGAGTAAAAGTTGTAGAAGTGCAGTTTACCTGTTCTGCTTTGCTCTATGAATAGACATAAAGCTCATttaatttcaggcttttttatttgaaaaacatgAGGAGGCAATCGGACCTTTgggctgcagaagaaaaatgctttgcagACAATCGTCTGAATTGAATTAAGAAGTGAAAATAtctattatttttcagtttggaaATAGATTAAAAGGAGAAGCCTATTTTGCAAAACTCAGCTTGCAAGCAGAGAATATTTAAATGGGATAGATGGTCATCTTTATgatgtcatttttattttaagaccaggaacttttctttcctgaatgAATTGTGTGTTagttttttctaatttttagaTCACCAACTTCCTGAGCCTGTGGAGAACTCAAGAGAATTTAGCTGTTGCTTGTAATTCCCCCAAACAGAATTGATATGCACTGGTTATTTTTAACAAAGCTCTCCAGAACATCCATTTCACTCTGCAGCAGTTTGAACAAGTTTTCAGACAATTTTTAGCATTTAATTAAAAGGACACAATATTTCCCCATCCTCTAACAATACAGGAAGAAGCACAAGGGCAGGCTCTCCTCCTGTTTacatgtttgggtttttttcaatggTCATCTTCCAATTTAACCACTCTGTGAAAGCCTGACATTATTCTGACGCTATTTATTGCTCTGATACCTTATGTGGAAATTGCAAATGAATTCGTCATTCAAGACAAGAAGACTGGTAAACTCGAGGAAAGGGATAGGAGATTTCCACAGGTACAACAGTACAGCCACTGCTCCACATCAGAAAGAGTACTTCAACAATATGCCCAGAGCATCCAGTGCTACTTCCTTCCCCGTCTTCCCACACTCTTTCCCCAAATCATTTACACAGGAGGGTGTATTGGGAGgagatattattaaaaaaaaaaaaaacaaaccagaaacagTGGTTCCCCAAGGGCAACAGCTGATATCACAAACAAGCCCCCCCAGTGCAAGGCAGTTTCAGTTTAAGTACAATTAGTGATCACATAAATACTCTTACAAGCAGCCTCCACACCCTCCCAGCATGGAAAACAAGATGTCCTCAGAACAGTCCTAAACACTTGACTGTTCCTCCTCTCTACACCTGCTCACTAGAATGAGCCATTTCAGCCCCCAGTCCTCTTTAACATATACTGGATCCTCTTAACACCAGCAGCCCTTATGGTAACTCAGCTCTTACACCAGACACCCTTTCAGACCTTTCCTGCAGGAGACATCTCCCCATTAGGAAAGAGGAAACTCCTCTAGGTGGAGAGGCAGAGGCCAAGCACCAATGCAAACAGCGCTCTGTACTTGCTTTGCTCCAACACCTAAGCCAGAAGGTAAAATGGCACATCCATCCCAcgctcaggctgcagaggaaaagaaagtgtACTACAAGCAAAGGGTGCAATGTCCTGCAACTCCATCTGACCTCAGGCACTCCCAGCTGTAAACTGAGGGAGACTCTTACCTTTCTTCATCCTTGAAAATAAACTTTCGCAGCTTGAGATCTCGCAGTACCAGTCCACCATCATGGCAGTGTGCAACAGCAGAAGCTATTTGATAGAAGAGTttggctgcctcctcctccttaaGCTTCTTGCAGGTACGAACAAAGGAATGCATGTCCCCATAGCTCCTTTCAAAGAACACATACGCTTTTGTCTCCCCAAgaattatttcagtaatttgGTTGATATTTTTATGCGCAGGCAGACAAAAACATGGTGCTAATAACTCCTGGTAGCAGCCAATATCAAACACCTGCAGGAACAATGACAGTAAAGCCAGGGTTAGTGACATGAAGGACAGTGAAGTCATGGTACATCTGATTCTGCTAACAAAACCATCTCTAAGTACAATTTATGTCGCTGCTGAAAGCTGCACCGATGTAAACAGGATGTCACAAACTCACGGCACTGAGGACAAGACAAAGCAGGCTGTACAAACCCACACAGAGACACATGTAACCTTGACAGGAAAGGCTAGTCTTCAAAACTGGCAGCAAGCATAGTCACATTAGCTAACACCTGATCAAATCCAGAACGCAACCTAAATTATGCTGTGAAGACCAATGATGTAGAAGGGCAGTACTCAAAAGGAAGagtgtttcttttctattttccatcCAAATAAACTCAAAAAATACAGCCAGTATCTTTGTATTGAGAGAAGCTGTCACATTAAATCCACCCTGATACACATGCCTgcctcttttcattttattaaccCATTAAAGCCTTAAAGATTTTCAAGCTTAAAGTATCATCTATTGCTATTCCTGTTTACTTCCTGCCTTTCTTTCATCTCTGAAAAACAGCAAAGTCACTTTCACTTTCCAAGTCTCAGTTCCACAATGGCTGTTTATAAGATCAGAAGGACTACTCGGGAAATAGCTCTGCCTGTTGGAGCACAGACAAACACCCTTCAAAAGGCAAAGACAAAACCACCCTGAACTCTCTGCATTTCAATCAAGTGCTCCATTAAAAGCAAAGTGTCCCTTTACTGCTAAGTATGTTATCACTGATCTTATGAATGAGCTGTAAGAATTAAAAAAGCTGCTGGGAAACCCAAATATAAAAAGTTACTATAATCTAGTGATGACGAATGAATCAGTATTTGAGTCAATTGAGAAAAGACCACAttacaagaaaatgaaagactTCATTGAGAACAACAGAAGTCAGTGTGCTAAAGGAGACTACGAGCAAAGTACCGATAggagtgatttcttttttaattatacCTGCTGCAGAGGACTGCAAAGCAAGTATTAGcatttccaccagcataaaaacTTGATTAATATGTAACCTACTCGTGAGTGTTTTGTTACTTTGGTAAAAAAGAATTTAAGGTAGTCATGTGTCCtttgaatgaaataaaaatatgaagaattGGTCTAGCTCTCTGACCACTGTTTTcaactgcaatttttttttcctttctgtatttgTGTTCCGACAGTGGGTATATTTGTACCCTCTCTGAGGAGCAAGTATCTCCCTGCTTTCTCTAAAGctttaaaaacctttaaatACTGAGCAAGAAAGATACAGTTCAATCAAAATTTTCCTGAGGCTTCAAAACCTGCACCATTTGATGCTTCAGAGCACAATCCTAATAAACTCCTTTCACAGAAGAGGACCCAAATCCCCAGAAATTGGGAcaccccctcctcttcccctcagcCCATACCTGCGCTGCCTTACTCCGGGCTCAGGGAAAAACAACCTTAAAGGCAGCCTGCCAAACAGACCCAGCACATTTTACGGGGGGAGGATTAGCACCGAGGCATTCTGGTGACACGGTGCACCAGGGAAGCAGAACCAGGGCGGGGAGGGGGTGTTGCTGAAATCCCTGGTGTGCAATTCATTCCAGAGGAGAATTCATTGACATTTGGATCTCAAAACTCGTAAGGACTACATTGTAAGTGAATGGCTCTTCTACAAAGCAGCTGCTATAGAATAAAATTTAAGCAGGAATATTCATGTAGCTCAAACCCTCATGTGAAAAAACAGCATTCCAGAATTCTCTCCTAAACCAGATTATCATAATGTAAATTAGTTACATTTTGTGGTTCTCAGACTATGTTAAATAAGTAGTTCTGGATATGTACCAGTGCTGTGTTTGAAAGGGGATAGATAGGAAGCACTATCATACTGCTAGAGTATCAAATACCTTCTATGAAGGGCTTCTTTGTATCCCAGCTTTTAAGATCCCTGGCCTCAATTCAGCAAATGTCCAATAAGCTGCAGTTTGATTTAGGTCTCGCTGGGAACTGGAAGTGAGAAGTTACCATTGTTTGGATGCCACAGAGCCTTGAAGCAAATAGCGGCATCTGTACAGTCAGTGGGTGCAGCCAAATGAATCTTGAGAATCATCAGTATGTGTCTGCTACCCAGCCCGCCGCTCCTGCAAGCAATCTCCGAGCATCTTCAGCGAGATACCAGAGAGCACCTCTCTTTGCCGGGAGGCTACTTGACAAATAGTTGTCATGACACTGCAGGCATTTTAAAGCACACATTAAATTAAGCCGAGTTCAGGACTGACAACTGCACACTCACAAACTAGCAATCCAGGCTAAGATTGTATTTTTGGAGCACAGCTAGTAGTGCCTCGCACATGTGGAAAAACTGATACTATTCAAATGTCAGGATCAGCTCAAAAACACACAGCTTAaatggaagggggaaaaaaataacagcccAGTCTTTGTGAGCTGCAGTTATACTGTTCATACTGTTATCAAAACAGTGCCTTAATCCTGCAAACCAAACAGGAAACAAAGAAGCACATAGCCCCCGCTTTACCACTTGCTATGCAAGTTCACCTAGAATttcatgcagagcagcagctttgtgaGATCTGTTTATTTCATGAAAAGATGCCAATGTCCTAGAGTGCAGCACTGTACTACTGCATCGAGCTGGGCTTTCATTCTCGAAATTCTCATGTTCTGTTTCAGTTTACTAACAAAGCATCCAGTTCAGCATGCAATATTAGTTCTTTGCAAAGCcatgggctttttttcccctaaataaTCACATGAAGTCCTAGTGCCTTAACATCAGCTTTTATAACTCAATCAGTAAGCACATTTAAATTGCCCTCTGAACTCCAATCTTCACAAATAGCAAGGAGGAGTAATTATTTTCACTTCTCCGCTACAGCCTAGTCCATAACTTTTTATGAATCAAGTATGAGAAGCTATGAAAGTCAGCAACACTATTATTAATCCCTGGAATACTAGTAAGCTATAATACATCTACTTTTCCATCTAGAAATTTGCCACATGGCATTAATTCCACGTTTTGGGAATAATAGAAACACTGCAGCATGTGCTGCAAGGTTGCAATTTGCTACACAGTTATAGAAACTACTACTGGGTATCGCTTCAGTTTGCTGGACATAAGTCTGTCTCACTACAGACAAAAAGAATCACAATTTGGGAACAAAGGATAATATTTCCTCAGCTcgaaaagagaaaaacacccCTCCACAGATGTGCATGCATGTGGATTTCTTTCTCCCACAGCTCACCTTTGAATAGCAGGAACAAactgggaggaggcagagaaaagcCGGCAGGCTACAAAGAGTGGGATAGCTATTTTGTCTGCACTTCTAAAAATCGTAGGTGTGCAGGTTTTATTCTTGCTCATTTGGGCAATGGGGGAGGATGCTGTTTGCAAACAACCTCCACCGTGAGGGAGCTCAGGCTGATTAATTAGCTGTggttcttctttctttttaaatcacttttaagACAAAGCTGATGGCAATCTGCCCCCACCCCCACTTCTCCATCTCTTCCGTATCCCAACGCACAGAACTGAGATCGGTAAAAATCGAGGAAGTCAGCAGGTCCCAACACCTTAAAATTAGCTGGGGATTCCCTACTCCATTTTGAAAAGTGAGTGTGGGGAAGAGGAGGCTTTCTCCTGGTCTGAACTCACGTTAAAACCTACTTCAAGAACGGCTCTTTCCAGAACAATATCCCCCCGCCAATAGAAGGCAGACCTGGCGCCGGGCCACCGCTATAACGTGGCCATTGtctggagagagggaaaagttACAGGATTCGCCTATAATCCTGCGTCCCTGCCTTTTGTTTCTCCACCGTTCAATAAATGAGGTACACGGCCGTGCTCGCCCTCCTGCAACACACGGGAAACCCAGGCGCGACAGGGGAGAACCCGGGGAGGGGGAGAACAAGGAGAAGCATTACCTTGCAAACCAGCTCCTCGCCGCTGTGCAGATGTACGGCTCGGAAAACGTGGTCTCCCTCGAGAGGCTCCAACAATAAGTATTTCCCGATGCAAGAAACGCAATGCGACAAGTTCGGGGTCTCCGGCGGGCTCGGCGAGCCTAGATTCGGGCTAAAACTCTGGCTTGGCTCGATGGACCGTATGGACGAGAGCTCTTCAAAATCCTGGGTTTTATTCCGCGGTCTCCCATATCGTGCTATCGTGATAGGGGTTGACCTTTGTATGTTCATGAGTATGGAGAAGACCAGCCGAGACGCTGCACCGGAGCCCTGGCGTGGAGCGCGGTCCCTCGCCCGTCCAGCTGCGGCTGCCTTTGTGTGGCGGggggggcgggagcgggagcgcggcggcggcgggcgacCAGCCTCAGCGCCGCgtcctgggcacagggagagagCGCTCAGCCCGCGGCCCTTTGTTCCGCCGCCGGCCGGCGCGCAGCGGCGCGGAGCAGCGCGGTGGCGGGGCAGCGGCGCCCGGGGCCGGGGAGccggggggcgggcggcggcgcggccggggcagtgcggccgccgctcccgcggGGCGCGCAGCGCGGGCGGCAACAAAAGCCCGGTAACGCGGTGTGCGCAGCGGGACCGTCCTTCCGCTCCCCTacggcccggccgcgccgcgcTGCCGCGGCTCGGCTGTAGATGGCGCGGGAGCCTCGCCGCTAGCGCCCGGGGCGCTCCGAGAATGCCCCGCGAAACAGCGAGGGAGCATTTAACTTGGGCCGACAAAGGAGCGGGACCGCGGCGGGAGGCTCGGGGAGCCGCACCGGCAGCGCGGAGCGCGGCGGAGCGCGGGGCTGCGTGAgccgctccgcgcccgcggAAAGGAACGCGCTGTCGTTGTCGCGACAGAACAAAAAGTGCAACCGCAGAACAGAGAGCGCTCCCACGCTCCCCCTGCACAGCGGATTTGTGAGCGGGGGCTCGCTGCCTTCGCCGCGTTTAATGGAGTTCACGCACAAAGAAAAAACCGGCGCGCCGAAAAGGGGCCGAGTTCTtactgcaggggctgggagggcgATAAGCGAAAGGCCGTAAGGAGCAGTCAACTGGAATCGCTCAAAAAAATAAACGCGGGGAGCAAATTttgtttggagattttttttctcccttgggGATAGGACATGGGGAGGAGAGGAGTAGCCGCACCGCTCCCCTCCACCGAGGCACCGTCTGCCCCCGGCGTGTCAGCAGCTACTTACGTGGCGGGGACGCTGGCTGCCTCCGTGCTCGCTGCCGGCCGCCGCACGCCCGCACGGTGCCCAGCGCGCAGCCCGactgccccgccgccgccgcccgccccggcccggcccggcccggccccgccccggccgccccgccccggcccgccccgcagcccccccgcgccgccggctCGGGGTAAACAAGGTGAGACGTCCTtccgcagccccgccggggctCGGGGCGGCCCGCCGGCTCGGGCCCGGGCTGTGCGCCGCTGTGAGCAGCGCTGTGCGGCCGTGGGGTGCTGACCGCGGCTCCCCCGCCGGCACAGCTCCGGCAGGTCCAGCCTCTCCGGGGATTGCCCTTGCGGCTGGGGGCGAGATGTTGGTATTAATTTTaatatcaaataaaataatagcGATAATAATGGTAGTGGCTTAGACACCCCGAAAGCCGAGTCCGCCCCGCTGCCGGGCGCGGGGGCTGATGCGGTATCTATCGCATGTGCTGCCCGATTTTTTCTCAATGAAGCAATCGGGGTTTTCCGGGCAGCGCGGGGCCCCGCGGACTTGGGGGAGCACAGGCGGTCGTACCCTGGTGCTGTCGGCTGGGAGGAGTTCTCCCCACTCCAGACTTGACTTAATCACAAAATTAAAACGGCGGGGAGAAGGGAGTGCGGGGGAAGGGAGGACACGGGGAAAACGTGAACCTTTCTCACAGAGAAAGCCATGAATGAGGTCGGTCTGTCTCCGCCCAGCACCGCTGCGGGCTGCCGAtttggtgttttgctttttggtgttttgtttttaaatcgGCCTCCTTTTGCTTAAATAACAGGAGTTTAGCTATATATTGAAGTTTGATGAGTGCTTCCCTGGACTCCTAATGAGCCTGACATATACTCCCTAGTTTTTGTCTGGATGTTGGTGGtgaatttctttaaaacaacaaccgaaaaaaagcccaaaccaaatATTCACACCCGTTCCCCTATTCCCCTCCCGCCCCgcagaaaggggaaaagaggagatCTGTTAggagagcacagctctgtgccggagctgcagcctctgcagggcaATGCCAAGGGACTGTCTGTGTCTTGAGTGTCCTTTCCCCATATCAGCACAGAATAAGATCAGAAATGGGAGAAGGGTTGTTTTGGGGTGAAAACCTGCAAGTTTGGGTGATGCCCATTTTCCAGGAGTAGAAAGAAGTGGGTATGACACTAATGGAATAATCAATGGAGGAGTCAGTCCCAGGGGTACCTGCTTTGAGGCAAAGAGAAATAACCTTGGAACAGGGCTCCAAAGAGGCTAGGGATGCTGTAGGCAGGGTCTATTGTTGACAGGGGAGGCTTTGGGAATGGGTTCCACAGCATTGCACCTGCCTCAGGTCTTGTCCTCTACACTAGGAGCTGTGAGTTCCCTGATTTACAGTTATAAGATAAATGCCATGAGAAAAGAGTTATCATGATTTTAAATCTGGCATGGAGAAGATGAGCTTCTGGCAGCTGAGGTTTCACCTGGTGAGTGTCACTTGGGCAGTGGGGAAGGACACAGACCCAGTGATCTGCAACAGCCCATAGGACAACCTGCAGACTGTGTTTCCTATTGGCTGTAAAATGAAAAggtgcttttcctgcctttcctcacTTATTCCCATCACCTCTGAATACTTTGTAACTTTTCAATACCATTTTTAGAAACGAGATGAGCAGTGCCGGATACTGAATCATTGCAAATAAGGACAAGCCATAAAATTATGCAATACATTCTCCAGTATCACATCCTGTGATCCAAATCAAACATTCTTTTCTTAGTAGATGGCTTTTTACACAatttctccc encodes the following:
- the TRIB2 gene encoding tribbles homolog 2, with product MNIQRSTPITIARYGRPRNKTQDFEELSSIRSIEPSQSFSPNLGSPSPPETPNLSHCVSCIGKYLLLEPLEGDHVFRAVHLHSGEELVCKVFDIGCYQELLAPCFCLPAHKNINQITEIILGETKAYVFFERSYGDMHSFVRTCKKLKEEEAAKLFYQIASAVAHCHDGGLVLRDLKLRKFIFKDEERTRVKLESLEDAYILRGNDDSLSDKHGCPAYVSPEILNTNGSYSGKAADVWSLGVMLYTMLVGRYPFHDIEPSSLFSKIRRGQFNIPETLSPKAKCLIRSILRREPSERLTSQEILDHPWFSTDFNVSNSGYGAKEVSDQLVPDVNMEEDLDPFFN